The Rhodohalobacter sp. SW132 genomic sequence TGATATCATAATAGCAGGTGGCATGGAGAGTATGAGTAACGTTCCATACTACAACAGTAAGCAGCGATTTGGAGCAAAATTGGGCCATTCACAAACGGAAGATGGAATCATCAAAGATGGATTGTGGGATGTCTATAATGATTATCACATGGGCAACGCTGCCGAACTTTGTGCCAGGGAGTGCGGTATTGGCAGGGAAGACCAGGATAAATACGCTGTGCTTTCATACAAACGTGCAATCCAGGCGCGTGATAACGGATTGTTCGATGACGAGATAATCGAAATGAAAGTGAAAGGCCGAAAAGGTGATGTAACGAAAGTCACATCCGATGAAGAGCTCGGTAAGGTGAATTTTGACAAAATCCCAACACTGCGGCCTGTATTTGATAAGGAAGGAACCGTTACTGCCGCAAATGCAAGCAGCATAAATGATGGAGCTGCAGCCCTTTTACTGATGAGTGAGGATAAAGCAAAAGAGCTTGGCCTTGAACCGATGGCCCTGATCAGAAGTCATGCCAGTGCGGCCAAAGCGCCGGAATGGTTTACCACAGCTCCCGCAGATGCACTGCCGATAGCACTTAAGCGCGCAGGAGTTAAAAAAAATGAGATCGGTTTATTTGAAATCAATGAGGCTTTTTCAGTCGTTTCTCTGATAAATAATCATAAACTTGAACTGGATCCGGCCATTGTAAATGTGAATGGCGGAGCTGTAAGTATTGGTCATCCAATCGGGTGCTCAGGAGCCCGGATTCTGGTTACTCTTTTGCATGCCATGAAGAAACGAGGAGTATCACTTGGAGCATCAGCAATCTGCAACGGCGGTGGCGGAGCATCAGCTATGGTTCTCGAATCTGCCTGATAAAAGCTTCTCTTCAGATCTTCCTATGAATCCAAGAAATAGGAAGATCTTTTTTATACGTTTTAAATACTTCTATCACAATATCCCTTCTCTGGCACCCAAATACGCTTCCTGCTGTTGAAAAACCCATTTTTGCAAAAAAAAGTAAATCGGTCGTTGATTTTCAATTTTGAGGGGTGTATTATTTAGAACGAATTAAACTCAAATCAACCCACTCTCTATAGACTAAAGCTACGATCATTTTTTAATTAACCCTTTGTGATCATGCTGCAGCTTTTTCTATACCTGTACCAACTTCCAGTTGGTGTCTCCTCTTCAATTATTTACAATCCATTAAAGCAGAATCTGCCTATTTCTTAGAGCTACTACGCAAACATTACTTACTAATGTAAACTGCTTTTAGGTTTTATCCGATTGTAACGCTATGCCAAATTTTTTCATCAATACCGTAGCCGGAATTCTGTTCTTCTTCTGTGCTATAAATGTGCAGGGACAAACATTGAAGGTGGTTGCTGAGACTGACCAGTTTATCGAATACCATTTCCTGAATGACAGTCTTGAGGTTGTCCATTCCTATGATTTTTTAGTAGAACACAGTTCAAGTACAGTCTACACTGTCACCCAACAGCAGACAGTTACCCATACGCTGCAAAGGGATGCATCATCCGTAATTGAAGCCTACGCCTTAAGCGACAGCAACACCCCTCTTTTCAATATTGTGAATCCGGGTATCAGCCGTGGCATAGAAGTTGCAAACCTGATCTTTCACCCGGTTCGTTTTTCAGCATCCAATCCCCGTGAGCTGGTTGTTGTGAAGGAAGCCCGATTCAGAGTTTACAAATCCGATCGCGGCAGGCAATTTTCAACCCAGGCAGCACGAGCCGTTCAGTCAGAATCTTCTCCCCTTGCAGATGGCGAGTGGTATAAAATCCCCATCCATAACGGGGGTATACACCGTATCGATTATGAGTACCTGGTAGAGTTAGGGATAAATCCATCGCAGCTCAACCCCGGGCAGCTGCAGATTTGGGGTGTGCCCGGCGGAGAGCTTCCCCGCCTGAATTCAGCGGAGAGGCCCCAGCTGCAACAGGTACCTATCATTGTTGAGGCGGATGGCAATTCGTTTTCCCAGGGAAATGAACTGCTTTTCTATGCCGATTCGCCTCACATCGTTTCCCGAAACAGTAATTCAAACACCTACTCCCATCAGCTGCACCGGTACAGCGAGCAGCATCACGTCTATCTTCATGTATCAAACAACGAAACTTCTCTTCGGTTAACAGAAGAAACTCCTGCAGGAACAGGTACAACCATTACTGAATTTCGTGATTTCAAATGGTTTGAAGAAGACCTCGTAAAATCAGAACCGAGAATTCGATCAGGGTTAAACTGGTACGGCATCACTCTTGCAAACAGTTCTGGTCAGCAACAGCGCACAATTTTTGATGAAACTATTCCCGGCCTCATCCCCGGGCGAGACATGAGCGTAGAAATTCAATTTGTGGGAAGAAGCACGCAAAGTATGTCCCTCGGGTTTTTCTATAACGGATCGTCCATCGGAACTTCATCAAACGTTCCGCGAATTTCGAACTACCAGTCAGAAGAAGGGCAATCCGGATATCTCAGAAGTTTTAATACAACCACAACAACCCAGGGCTCTGAAAATGTTGAATTAGTTGCACAGATCAACGCATCGGCCCAGAACAGCCAGGGATTCATCGACTGGATCCGGCTTACATACGATAGAGAACTCCGGGCAGATGATGACATTCTTGAAATCTTTTCGCCCGCTGCCGTTTCGAACCAGGCCGGTACCTACCAGATGCAAGGCTTTACCGGAACACCGGTTGTGATGGAAATTTCCGATCCGGTTAATCCCCGGCTCCTTCGTGTAACCGGGTCAGGTTCTCAGTACAGTTTCTCCTATCAGCACCAGGATCAGAACCGTTTTATTGCCCAGAACCGATTTCACACTCCGGAACCGGGCACGAGAATTAT encodes the following:
- a CDS encoding acetyl-CoA C-acyltransferase, with the protein product MKNVVVVSAKRTPIGSFGGSLSSFSAPELGSAAILETIKSAGIKPEDVQEVVMGNVLTAGVGQAPARQAALKAGLANITPATTVNKVCASGMKAVMIAADQIALGQADIIIAGGMESMSNVPYYNSKQRFGAKLGHSQTEDGIIKDGLWDVYNDYHMGNAAELCARECGIGREDQDKYAVLSYKRAIQARDNGLFDDEIIEMKVKGRKGDVTKVTSDEELGKVNFDKIPTLRPVFDKEGTVTAANASSINDGAAALLLMSEDKAKELGLEPMALIRSHASAAKAPEWFTTAPADALPIALKRAGVKKNEIGLFEINEAFSVVSLINNHKLELDPAIVNVNGGAVSIGHPIGCSGARILVTLLHAMKKRGVSLGASAICNGGGGASAMVLESA